The sequence below is a genomic window from Paramisgurnus dabryanus chromosome 4, PD_genome_1.1, whole genome shotgun sequence.
GGAAATAAATCTCTCGCTCCATAACTCAACCCTGCCCTTTCTCGCCCTCCTGCTCTCGACTACATTTGGTCACTAGCCCCACCGCCCCCCCATACATGtgcaaacaaataaacataacACATAGACACAttaaacactctttgttcactTTTGAACCTGCAgataaaatgttatatatttaaatCCGAGTTTAAATCtatcatttaaattaattaaacctAAATCTATCATTGAGGACCTTCTTCTGACTTAATGGCTTTTACAGTTAATGATATTTTGTATGCCCAAAACATCACCCATCCAAATGttattgaaaaaataaaatatatatataaaatataatatatataaaatatataaaatataaatatataaaatgtaatatatatataaaatatataaaatataatatatatataaaatattagtaTTTGAAAAATTTCAGTGCAAAACAAAAAGGTAAAATCGGTCTAAAATGgtctggttttagctggtactCCCAACCTCGAAAAACTGTTTTTGGCTGATGGATTTACTGGTCTTTCATTCTGATCAACTATAAGTGAAAAACTGTCCAAAACCAGTCTGTCAATCCAGTTTAACCCGCTGCACCCTTGCAAAGAATGtacaatggttttactacaggtaaaacaaaaaaaaacatggttttccaaatagtaatcaatacacacaaaaaactgTTGTGCATAtagttatataaataaagttatttaataataattaattaaaataatcgTGGTGAAAAATACCCGGATGCAGTAAAGCAGCACGGTTTATTTGGGGGTGGTAGGTGGAGGTTTACTATTAATAACATGAGCAGATGACCACTGCCATAGGAAAAAAAACACCACAGACAGCTGCAAGCAACACaattaatgtaatgttatgagTTTTACTGACGAAATACAAAGTTTAAAGTCAATAAAATAGAGAACAGCATACAGGAGACAGCAAACATCAACATGTTTTAGCCTACCTTAGAAAAGCAGGTGAGTGAGGGACTGACAGCGTCTATTTCATTGATTTATTTTTGTTGAACTTAATATGGTTTTATTAAGTGATCTTGTGTTATCTGTTCATTACATTTTCTATTACCATAGTTTTACTATAAATACATACCAAtgttaaaatatggatattgtTGTAAGACTTAAAATTTGTGGATTTACTACAAATAAATCAAAAAGTTAATAGTAACAGTTAAACtataattttcgtaagggttaaATGTTAGTGTGTAGTTTCCTCATATTTTTCTTATTCGTAATATTTACTTTCATACTTGTCTCAAAGATTGCACGAGACTTGCGAAATCTTTTATCTCCCTCTAGTGGACGTCATAAGACATCGCCCAAGTTAGTTTCCCTTTACAAAATAGAGGAGCGTGTTAAAATGATCATTTTAAGCGACAAATTATATAATTGTGTAAAATAATACTAAACGACGTTTTACTAACAGTAGGTAAGATTTGAAGCGCGCTGGCAGTTAATTCAGGCGGGAATAATGAGCCACTTCCGGGTGCGGGGAGAGCCGCAGTGTCTGAATCTGATTTCAGATCGACCAAAGTCCCACGCGAACGCCGGCTCCATGAACAAAAACTCACAAACTGTAAAcacaaaactttaattttgaTCGGAAAAGATATAACAGACTTTGTTGAAAGACTAAAACCAACAATGAAGGTTGCACACAGGTAACGTACGAGACTCAAAACACACAAGGTTGCGACATTACATCACGTTTTGTAGGTTTATTCCACATTTAATACAAATGTTTGAGGAACAATCACAGTCGTTTTATGCTGCAGTCTAGTCTTCTGATATACATGTAACAACAAGCAGTGATTGTGTGTCGCCTATATAGGGCCGTTTCAATGTCACCAATCTGCTGAGATGCCAGCATACTCCAGACTACAATCATCCCTGTTCCACATCCAATATAATGCTACAAATGCCTGTGTTTATCGCGTGATCAATAAAACTTCATTTTAAATCCAAGGCTGTGGACTAGGCCGAGGCACTTGTCACGCTGAGAATGACAGTGGCGTGTTGCCTAATCTCTAACCCCATTAATATCTTTAAAATGCAAGAAATTCATTCATTTCTCACGCGGCCCAATCTTTACACAAACGTAAACGCATCACAATAGCGTGTCCCAATGCCTAAATTATTTGGGTAAGTCTAAAAAGCAGCTATAATAGCTTACCTCGTAATGCTTCATTTTTGCAGTTTAAATTCCTTATCCTAACAAGACGATAGACAAGCATGAAGTCCAATCAATTTTAACGGAAGATGCCGCACAGCCAATAGGCAGTTTTTCCAGCAAATACGTAGATGTGCGCTCGGTCCTGTGATTGGCGAAGCGCATCAGACCCGCCTTTTTGGATCCTCGACCAATCGGGGTCTGTTTAGCGCTAAAACAACATCACGAGcgagcgccccctagtggttagATTTGGCAAGACGCATGCTCCTGAATACGTTTAACTACTAAGCATTCACGCCATTATGATACATTCGCTGTTTAAACCATTACAAACTTTTCTTATGtagtgttgttttattttatttctgtatGAATgacattacataaaaaatattaccACTACAGACCCCCAAAGACCATTATAGTAAAGCCAGTACCTTTATAACAAATATATAATTTCTATGGTTTATATTCCATTTTAGCAGGGATGCTGtggttttaataaacatatgtCTTATtcttttaattcatttttttctcattacaaGATGTTCCATTACAGATTATATATGCTGTAATGACGGCATGCCTTGGATTGTTTGTAGGTCACTCGGTCAGAACTGTACATGGTTTATGCAACCGTCCTACATTCACATGTACACATTTGTGTATAgttttctgtcatcatttttattcgtttttttttaaagacacacTTTTTGTTCTTACTTTTGGTTTCATGTATAGCATGCAGTAGTTTGAGGTGGAGTAGCGCGTTCACGTGGTTCGGAAGCTGTGGAGAAGTTTCTCGATCTTTCGACAGGACTTCAAATAGGGTGGCAACTCAGCGAGATCAGAACGGCAAGCTGACGGCGCAACACCTACGTAAGAGAGTTCAGCAAACGCTTTTCTGACTGGACTAAAAACAAGGACGCAAGGATTGGACTAAAtacgttttttgtttatttttggaaATCGTTATCTTCGTGTGAAAAAGCTAAATGGTGAAAATGGGAAAGGATTATTACAGTGTTTTGGGGATTCAGAAGGGCGCTTCTGAGGACGAGATCAAGAAAGCTTATCGCAAACAAGCGCTCAAATACCACCCGGACAAAAACAAGTCGCCCGGTGCTGAGGATAAGTTCAAGGAGATCGCGGAAGCCTACGACGTGTTGAGTGACCCGAAAAAGAAGGACATCTATGACAAATTTGGCGAAGAAGGTGAGTAAACTCAATTTCTTTAAGGCTTTATCAACTGTGTTAAACagtcatatttaaaaatattgtcAAATACAGTATTTACGTCAACACTGATCTGTCGTGAGAAAACACGCCCTGCCCTAGTtattaaagtttagttttgtaaGTTCACTGACGCAAAGTAGACATGATTTATGTTGTTGTCTGATTGGCTACTTGAGCTGTGCATGCTTGAACTTGCTGGAAGATTCATCATCGGTCACGTGGTAGAAAGAGGCGGAGCGGCCGCTCGCTGTCAGTGGGAAGAATAGAAGTTACACAGTGAACACCTCAAATTATTGCTTGTGTTGTGTTTACCTTTGTTTAGGACATATGCTAACAGAAAGAATCACGAATTGGtttaatatttaacaaataaataataaattattattttatacatattattttaacaaaGCAGTTGATCAATGTGCAGTCAGGGCCTGAAATAGCAAAGTatcaagtaaataaaatactttaattaaaaatttgatattagttttattttttactagTATTATGCAAGTGCTGGTAACTTGCAACTGTTTTTATGAATATGgttaaaacatgtaaataaccaaatgtatgtttttgtataaagaccttagtgaaatgtaaaatgtgtactcTTTCTGTTCATGTACAGGGCTCAAAGGAGGTGTCCCTGGAGGTGGAGGAGGAAATGGTGGTAATTTCACCTACACATTCCAAGGTGATCCTCATGCAATGTTCTCAGAATTTTTTGGAGGGCAAAACCCTTTCGAGCACTTTTTCGGCCGGAATGGTGGCATGGGTGAGGACATGGAAACAGACGATCCTTTTGCTAGTTTTGGGATGGGTGGCATGGGCGGTTTTCCTCGGTCCTTTAACACGCATGCTCATGGTGGTAAACTGGGGAAAAAGCAGGACCCTCCGGTGACCCATGACTTAAGGGTGAGCCTTGAGGAAGTCTTCACTGGCTGCACAAAGAAGATGAAGATCTCACGCACACGCCTGAACCCAGATGGAAGAACGACACGTTCTGAGGACAAAATTCTTACGGTGGAAGTAAAGAAGGGGTGGAAAGAAGGAACCAAGATTACTTTCCCCAAAGAAGGCGACGAGACGCCAACAAATATCCCTGCAGATATTGTATTTGTTGTGAAGGATAAACCACATTCCGTGTACAAGCGAGATGGATCAGACATCATTTACCCAGCAAAAATTACACTTAAAGAGGTAAAAGAGAGTCCTGAAATTTGTTTCAAACACCTACTGTTCATCATCACTTTTTGTTTCTCATTTATTTCATGTTATCTCCTCTATTCTTCCCTAGGCACTCTGTGGCTGCACCGTTAACGTTCCAACATTAGATGGCCGCAAGGTCCCCATAACAACTAAGGACATTGTTCGGCCTGGGATGAAACACCGTGTCAACGGAGAAGGTCTTCCCCTTCCAAAATCCCCAGATCGCCGTGGTCACCTGATTGTGGAATACGAGGTTAAGTTCCCTGAAAGACTGAGTCAAAGTGCCAAGGACACGATCGCAAGTGTTTTGCCAGCTCTGAGTGTTTGAGCTCTGTTTATAAAAACACCACTAGAAATTCTTCTGTTACTAATGGCTAAAATGTGAGGTCACCTGAATTAGGTTGACCTAAGAAATGCATGATTATTTTGCAACATACTGCCATTGAAAGACTATCTGATGAAAATATAGCTGGATTTGCCTGTGTACATTGTAAACCCAAGTTTCCTTTGGGTCTGGACCGGCAGAAAGTCCACACATGTTCCAGCTGTGGCCTGTTGGCCAAGGTTCCTTGAGCACTACACTTGAGAttataaatgttgttttttttcctGAATGTTAAGTATTTCTAAGACACCCAAAGGGAGTTCTAATGGAGCTGGTTGATGTCTTTAAAAGTGAATAACAGATACTCTATAATGATGGTCCCAAAATGACATCATTTATAGTTATTAAGTTAATACTGTGTGCACACTGCTTGGGTTCTTCCTCATCTGAGTCTCTTGATTTGTATGTGAATCATCATTTCGAGCAGGAGGTCACACAAACACTGTGagaatttaatttgttttttttttgttgggtttttttttgtttcaaataaaatgtttcaactGGTAATCTCGGGGcttcatttttgtttaaaagaaaacatggtTGTTTTGTAAATTTGGTTCTCTcactatatttttttttatttgaaccCATGCTGGgcaaatattggacagaacacatgctgggttaaaaataaccctatgctgggttaaaaaaataTCCAATGTTTgcttgttgttatgcaaccatggttTATAATAAcacagcagttgggttaaaacaaccaagcattgAGTCAATTtcaacccagcggtgtgttctgtccaatatttacccgtCATGCAGGTAAATATTggaaaaaataacccagcaattttgagcgtgctCATTGGTGATTTAATGTTGACAAATtgctaaagtctttttttgatGTGCAGGACGTACCTGTCTATCTGATGATGgcttatttttatataaataagctTGTTTGTCTTAATCAGTctaattttgtttataaagcAAAATTTTTCCTGTGGCAATATGGCAATATAACTATACAGCCACTGGATAGCTGTATTGTTGTACAAATAGAAATATAGATAACACTATTTACACAGAATATTCCAGCTGTTTAGTTACTGACAGTGCTTTTTTTGCTGCTATTGTAAAATTGGGGTTTTGTATTACTGTTTTTTAAGGTGttaattgtatattttattacaaaataaatgtttgtgagTTTAAGATAGAtgacaaatgtgttttaaacgTTTACAGTCATTagcacataaaaaaaacatttcaagttTAAAAATGCTGATAAAAACagtttaacttgttttaaactGAATTGATGCACTCCTAAACTGTAAAACATGACCAGTGTAGCTGTAGATTTAAAGGACAATTCTGTAAGTTTatagttaaataaatattttaaattaacatcCTAAGATCATTCTATTAAAGTAATTTTGCTAAAGAACGAACTACAATTTTAACTGTCTCggttatttaacacacctgtaTCTGATCCGTTTCTGCTGCTTAAAGGTGGAATACGTAGAATTCGCCACTAGATGGCGGCAAAACAATGATAATAACAAATGACATAGATTAATGATGCTCTGAAGCAGTGTGGAgttatgggatttgtagtctttaactcaatCGCTGattggccatcaatcagacgcgaacgagaaatcacgttgacagataaggtaatcaagtcttataaatgttgcttttgatgacatcgttttaatttattaaggttatatgtaatgttcaaaatgaaattgttagatgttacagtattagtccaaattgGATGCTGTGTTATcccagcacagaattaagtgttcaaACTTAACCTCACAATGAGATTTGTACTGTTAATAgattatgtgaaaaatcattgtaaATTGTATGATGTAAAATTACCAAACTATATTAGTAAGTGTCTGAAAATGACCatttgtgttatgttatgttatattgCAGTACAATACCTCTTGATGTGCATTATATCGTACGCGGGAAGACGCACTGATTACGGTCACACTAATCTTGTGATCGATATAATAGCGCTCGTACGCTTACGGGAGCTGTCTTTgctgacacaaccagcggcAGACGTTAAAGAGTAATCTTAATCCATAAACAAGGGCATGACCCGACGGGCACTAACGCAtacttccgcatttgtccacgacactgttgtcatgtggtttttatgTCAGTAAAGGCAGTAACAAAGGGTCAcgtggatattaacgtcattgacaggagactgcactgccccgtgtcactgtTTAGAATGGCAATTTTAtcacgatttacaagtagttgaaaatattagagatattgatagtaatcagctggacaaaatatataacactggcctagtggcttttggatattttactgcaaatatattacaaattgcacctttaaatttgttttacttgttggcAGAGATGTATAAttcttaagtattttagtaacatttgccaagcatctgtgctttatcagagtgcttgtcttgggaaaaaatttacttttctttactaaaaatttttaactacattctaaagcatagaatcatactgtgtattcattatatattgcatattaaaagtgatttaatgcctaattacataaaaattgtgtacttctactttcttgagtaaaagtacgattttttttttacttaagtacaaaaaattactagatgtttaatgtacttaaatataaaacaaaaacttgaaattatgaaatgtagtggagtaaaaattataataatgtgttttggaatgtatgttttccaaagaaaaacactaataaaatacgATTAAatgaaatttacttttatgcagaaagtacaaatacttaagtactataCAACTCTGCTTGTTGGTAATAtctctttatttttaacaaaatagaatgtttgtttttggttgTGCGTGATAGTTTAGAGAACATTCCCATAgcattttactttacatttggGAACTactcaacaacaacaacaacaacgcTACAATATTGAACAGTCTTTAaaccatttaatgattaatcatcaaaataaaacaaagcatcATCAAACAGACGATAAGAATAAAGTTAATatgaaagagaaaataatttttagaaTAAGGTGTAAGACTAGAAAATCTATTTTATCTGTCTTTGTTAAAATACCAACATATcttatattttgcatttcttaaaacattaaaattcaAAACATGACATTCACCCAGAAAGAAGTACTGACAGTTGTAAGTACTGACAGCTGACATTTAAGGAGAGTTTGttatataaaatctaaaaaCTGAATGAAGTCATTAATTTGATCTAGTCCGCAGTGTTGTTGGAGCCACTTTTGATGGTTTTGGGTTTGAGTCCAGAAAAGAGATTTCTTAACCACTTCACATACTGCTGTCTGACCTGATCATTAAAGTGAGGAGAGAACAACAAATGCATCCATCTTAATACTGTATTAAAAGTTCAATGAACTGCATGTATGATATGATGGCAGTATGTAATTTAGTAAATGATGATTCACCTCATCACTGAGAACACAGTAGACCAGAAAGATGAAGGTTCCTTGCTGTGAGTTCAGGATCAGGAAGAGAATCTTCACCACTCTGCTGTCAATGAAGGGACCCAGAATCCAAGGACAACCAAAAATCACAAACTGAGCCagagttttaaaaaacataatccTGCAGAGAGAAAGAACAATTATTCACGTGTTTCTAAACTGTCCATATGTGTTTCTGtcttaaaaattatatttacttGTTTTGTTTCATCTGTGAAACTTCAGTTTTGAGCTTTCTGAGAGTTAAGTTCAGACTGACGATGATACTGATGAAGAGAATCGTGTTTATCTGCAAAAAAAGTCATATGTCAATTTATTTGATTGAAAAACTATGTGAAAATCAACTAACACCAAAACATACTGCAAGAATGAAGCAAACAGGTCCCAGAAAACTCCAGATGAAGCCTCTCTCCACTTTTATCCAGCATCTGTTTACAGAAAAACACTCAATGAAATATTCAGAAATACTATTGAAATAGTACAGGGAAAATGAACAGAATGCCAGATActgaatattttaattgtataTGTCATTTTAATACAGGTGTCTGCTCATATGACAAACGTATAATGTAAATCTTCCAACATACTGTTCACTGCCATAGCCTTCAGGAACCAGTCCAACAGACACCCTTACTATAATGAAAGGAATCACATATCCAATCACAATCAAGAATCTACTGCTAAGCACAGCCCTCCATCTGGAGCTGATCTGTGATAGGTTCTTCACACAGATGAAGAGCAACACAGCTTCAATGAACATCCACACAAAGCACGAGAGAAAGAAAAAGTGAAGAACGCCTGATATCACAGCACACAACTcctagagagaaagagagagtttAAGCAATGAAGAAGAATGTTTTTAGTTAAACTAAGGATGTTTTATACTGTGATAAAAATGGTTTAACCTTCTCACCTTGTAAGGTTTTATGAGATTGATGAATTGTTGTGTGAGTAAGAACAGAAGATGAGCAGACAGCAGACTGATGCAGAGGTTGATTCGAGCTACATTGTTCACTCCAGGTTTCCATCGACAGAAAGCAAAAGTCAACAGAGCCAAACTAGTAAACACCAGACCCACGATCACAAACACCACATTTAACAGATCCATCTGCTGATCATcctgaaaaaaaatatcaaacgTGTGACATTTTATCAGTAGAGATATAATTCATCATCTTTGCTTTAAAGGTAATTCAGCACATTTTTTCCccaataaatattaaacatctCTCAATTACAGCCACGAAAGTTAGCATGACATCATCCTAACGGTTTGGTTGTGGTATCATGAAGGCTGCATTTGTTAATATTCTCTATATATAGTTTTCAAAAATATTCATTTGTATAATTTATTaggttaaagagtaactaaaccctaaaccaacttgtTTGACATTTGgtctggctgggcataattgacaatcgttttccttctcatgggaggggcttgtctgaagtttaaaatcattggtgTAAACGTAAGCCAAGACTCAGCCGCATCGAATTTCCACTGTAAAACACACGTATGGTGTGAAAACAAAGCCATCGAGCGAAATACCAAAGTGAACATGACTTttgcagattatgtaaagtaaatcgggCCAGAGCTAGTTGAACACAGTActtacggt
It includes:
- the dnajb1b gene encoding dnaJ homolog subfamily B member 1b; translation: MVKMGKDYYSVLGIQKGASEDEIKKAYRKQALKYHPDKNKSPGAEDKFKEIAEAYDVLSDPKKKDIYDKFGEEGLKGGVPGGGGGNGGNFTYTFQGDPHAMFSEFFGGQNPFEHFFGRNGGMGEDMETDDPFASFGMGGMGGFPRSFNTHAHGGKLGKKQDPPVTHDLRVSLEEVFTGCTKKMKISRTRLNPDGRTTRSEDKILTVEVKKGWKEGTKITFPKEGDETPTNIPADIVFVVKDKPHSVYKRDGSDIIYPAKITLKEALCGCTVNVPTLDGRKVPITTKDIVRPGMKHRVNGEGLPLPKSPDRRGHLIVEYEVKFPERLSQSAKDTIASVLPALSV